The Elaeis guineensis isolate ETL-2024a chromosome 12, EG11, whole genome shotgun sequence sequence ATGTATTTGAATGGAAAGGAAAAGGCTTTTGTACCAGCTCATCGAAAAACAATATAAGACCTTCCACTCAACACTCTTACTTCCATAAAATAATTTCTCATTGACACATAACTGTACAAGAAAACCATACAGCCAAAGAGAATATGAATCAGAATTGCCAAATGAAAACAAAAACTCCCAATATAATCAATTAAGAACGATGAAAGATGACAATTTGAGAACTCCTGAACATCGAATGAAAACATATAAACCCTAATCACTCCAGAATAGCTCCGCATTACCCCGTTCCAAAATCTAAAGAGCTATAAACCATTTCGTTACAGAGAACCCTTGAATTCATAAAACTCTAGCCCTAGTTTTGCGACGACTTCCAACATTGTACAAGAAAACGATCGAttggaaggagaaaaaaaaaaaatcaaaccgaGGCCTAAATATTCGCAAATTGGTACCTTCGGATTGCGGGAAGACGGAGGCGTCGGTCTGCTGTCGCCCACTCCCTTCCCCTTCTCTTTTATTCTATTCCTTGGTTTGGTGGGCTGCGTGGGGGATGAGACGGATGTGATGGCTTTGTCCCCAGTAACGAACCAAACATGGCATcagaatattaaataaaatatttttttataaaataatatatcattttaattgTTGATTATTTAAAGATATACAAATaaagaatttttaaaatatattatttaaatattaattattttaaaagtaTTTGCATAGAGAGAAGAAGACTTATTAAccgaaatatattaaaaaattattactcAGCTGCCGTGCAGCTTTCTTCGTCCTCCTGTTTCAATTAAGACTGCGGTATTACATGCGTAGAACTAAATTTAGAAACTCCatgaatattataaatattattgaaggatttaattgaactaaaatatttctaatcaaataaaaatttttgattgcgcTAAAATGAGAAAAACGCGCTGGTCTTCGTCATCCTTGCCGTCGCCACTTCGCTCATAACTTGGACCACAGGTGTGGTCGGGAGTGTCGTAAAGTGGGTGAAATGACACCACGTCGGCtctgatattataattttaatatagcataaaaatttttatgcactACGGACGATGtaaaaaaatctgatataaaatatattattttatataattgatTCATGTAATCATCGATTTtcgatatatatttaatatttttaattttattttttaatttaaaaattttgaatgacgaaaatatttttattttttaaaaaaattatgatattctatatccatattataacattctatacgtaagaagtcataattttgacgtaagatatcataatataccacaagatgtcataattttttttaaagagcgggagtattttcgtcattcaaaattttcaaacaaaaaagcgaaactgcagacattaaatgcccattgaaaagtagttggacaaaaatattccttctatattatgacatcctcgatcatattatgatatcctgggtATTATAACATCTTgaatgcagaaagtcataatttgatgcatgatgtcataatatgccacaggatgtcataattttctgcatcatattatgacatcctgcatgtagaaagtcataatatgccataggatattataatttttttaaaaaatagagatatttttattatgcaaaatttttaaacaaaaaagcaGAACTGCAAACATTAAATGTCCGTTAAAAAATGATAGCTATATAGATCAATCATGTAAAATGATGCACTCTACGTTAGATTTTCTGCATCGCTaatagtgcacaaagaatttctcttaacTTATTCATAACTTGATCTCATCAATGACTGAATGAGTGGCTTTATATAATGCTGGGtaacataaaaatctcaaaacaaagcaataaaaaaataaaaataaataaaaattaaaattacatgAGCATATTTGccatcttcttttattttttattttaatttataaaaatcaaaatcaaaaatagggttgatattatttttatttttattttaaaaattatttttattatttttgaaactataaaagaaaaattttactttcattatttttaaaattaaaaaatccttATTTTTTTTGACTATCACTAAAATCATTTCTACTATCGTCACCGGTGTCATTATAGTCACCTCTATCTATCATCCACCGATGCTACCACTATCATCATAATCAATTTTATTATTAAAGTTGCCACTATCATCACCTATCATCTCTATAACCACCACCATCATCTCCATCACTGTAATTATAATTACCGTTATAGACATCTCTATCACTACCATTAGATATACCATTGTCACTATTATCGTTGCAACCAACGTCACTAGAACCACAACACTACTATCCTACTCCCTCCACCATACTATCACTACTATTATAATATCTACCATATCACCACTATTATTATTGCAATCACCACATCATTAATACTCCCACCATCAATACTATCTCTATCATTACTATTATAACTATTGTCTTATCCATCTTTACCACTATCTTAGCCACCATCatcatatctatatttttaaaataattaattatatccAAAATACTTATATTTAAAAActtacaaataaaataaaaataaatatctattttattttttaaaaataagaaaaagaaggtgatatcaaatgatatctaatttgcaatttttctttttatccATTTAAGGCTGCTTGAAAGTGGTTGTAGTATATTTTTCTGTtattgaagtaatttttcttacaTAAAATATtagacctatatatatatatatatatatatatatatatatatatatatatatatatatatattgggtaACACCTATAATTCTTTTTTAACAACTTCTACCTCAACATAAGTTACAAAAGCACCGCATGGCTAAGTCACATGAGGAATTGCATAATTTGGATTTCATTAAATACTTCCTCCATGCCTTGCTACAACTAGAATTGTCTATCGATGCACTTCTCATATTATTACAATGGACAGACAATATAAGTCTATTTGCGATTAAAGTTTAATTGAGCTGAGTTAATATTTGAGTCTCAGGTATACCCTACTGAGCAAAACCAATCTTTTTTATTCCATTTAGCAACTCTTGCTATAACACGAAAAGGTTATATGAAAACAGGCAAAACCTACCTTTCTTACGTACCTTCAAATTTAGTGGAGAAGAAGGAGAACAACATGCTACGTGAGCTTCCCTCCTCtcttattttctctttcttctcccatGTTCTTGCTATTTTTagagttttttatttttctattctcTAGAAGCATAAGAAGATGTagaacctaaacctaaacctaaaccttctCCCACATAACATAGAGCTTATCCAAGTCTTGTCCCAAATTTCTTTTGTTTTCTCCTTCAATAGATCCAGGTGGAAATTCCATTTTTTAAGGGAACCGGGGTCTAGCCTACAGTGAGTACCTCTTTAGATCATGCTATACATCAAAAAGCATGCAGATAAAGCTGGAATAGCAATTGGCCTAGGGCTTACCAGATGTACTTTGTAAAACTAACAGATATGCAGCATAATTCTCATAAACCCAGCCATGATACATCTTTCAGTTAAGAACTCGTATCCTTTTAGCACATATTTCTTGAAATCAGCTAGGAGAAGCTGCATGATTTTGTACCTTAAGGAAAAACTAAGCACATTGGTTTGCAACCAAAATAAGCACATTGGTTGATCTTTATTCAGCATTAGAAAAAACCCACTTCTCATCCGATGGTTTTCTTCCTATCAAGTAGGTGTCAAGACCAACCATCAATAGGTTCTAAGACCAATTAGCAAACTTGCCAGTGAACAACAGGAAGGAAGCTTTGCTCTGCtgcagaaaaaagagaggaaatttCCGGCACCATTGATTGGTAACCATCTGAAGTGCGCGTTTTCAATCTATACTACCAACACCTCCAGAGTGTACAGCAACTTCTTTCAGAGTTTTACATCTGCATGAGGAAAGTATTTAGCATCACCAATCCACCACTCGAATAATTGGCCTCAGAATATTGGACTAGCACAATGAAATCAAAGGGCAATGGAAAGCAAGCAGGATCAATTATCAGTTAATATCTACTTGATAATAACAGGGTGGTAACCGATGGTGAATAAGGCAATTGAAGACTGAAAAGATGTCTCAAAAATTTAGAAACTAATGAACTAACATGCAATGATTGCTTCATTTTGGATGCTATATAAACAAAAAACAGAAACAAGAATACTTATGAATTATGAGGTTGAAAATTCATGCCCAAAGAGCTCTCTGAAAATtatctaaccaaaaaaaaaaaccctctaaTTAAACTTCATGGCATGAACACTAAATCGCAGATGTACTGCTTTTCGGTGGATGTGTCATTGTATTTTCTGTTGCATATTTGATGCTAAACTAGATATTTCACATCATACATGCTATTGCCCGGCACATGCAATGCACATGATTGATAAGACTGCACATACATGAACTATCTATATTTTAATTAGGATTCTGGGAAGGATGATAAGTGTGAAATCGTTGCATGCAAAATAGAGGATGACAAAATAGGTTAAAAGATAGAAGTAATGAATATCCAGCAAATGAGCTGAACAGGCCATACATATGGACAAATTACACAATTATCATCAGCGAAGTGTGATGATTGCTGAAGCAATGGCTCTAAAGGCTCGTATATTGTAAAAGTTTGaaagattattttatttatttatttatttttatggcaGAAACAATAAGATTACAGACGGTTTATTATGTTCACATTCTCCCCTTTACCCATGGATCAAGAACCATCTAAAATACTTGAATGGAAAACTTATTCAGTGGAAAAGAAAAATGTTTCTTATAAATATCCAAGGTCATGAAAACCACTTTCTGTATTGCCAAATGAATGGGTTAACTGGAACACCATCATATGTACTacaccttttctcttttttcatttttgtGGGGCCATGGGATGGGGGGGGAGGGGACTCATATGTACTTAATCTTGAGAGCAACCAAATGTCTCTACCCATATTGAAGGATTAAATTTCCACCCTGAAAGAATCCATAATTTCGTAATAGTCTACCAAAGATGGGACAAGCATGATAAAAGAACACTTTAAGAAGCCAAAGAAAATTTCATTAGAAAAGCAAGAAGCCAAGAAGATAGGAGGAGGAAGACTGTCAAAAAGACAAGGGCAAAGTCCTGTCCTGAAAAACAAAGTATTGTACACCCTCATAACCCAGCTAAGACAGACTGCACAAAGTTAATAACACTCTTTTCCAAAATAAACGATGTGGATATTAGTTTTAAGAAACAGATACAACACCCAGGCTGGCAGTGCATGATCCAGACCAAAAGATAAACAAATTCGCTGCTAATGCATACTGCTTTTATGTAGTCAAACTCCCAAGGATTCTCCTCTTTCCAGACTACCCACTGAACATGTATAATAATAACATTTTCTTCATTCATAACCATCCTTATTTCGAAAAACAATGATTCCTTCATTGTCTTATACTCTTTCCATCCAAATTGTAAGAACTGTGGTTCCTTCTAAGTGGGCCCATAAACTACAGATGTGATCCTTATATGGAAATGATGGTTCCTTCACTATGTTGATTGCACTAGAAACTGACCCTCTAACTGGCACAATATGTGATCCCTGCAGCAGAGACATATACAACAATAGAAAGAGAGGCTGGAGGAAGAAAATACTAAATTTCAGTGGTTGTGAATATTTGATGCTCTGTAATTTAATTTGCCCTAGTCTGAAGTTCATATTGATTCGAGGTCAGTTACTGGAAATCTAAAACAGCATAATGCATTGCAAAGATTGATTATAAACCATGGACCATAGTTTGTTATTCCCAAAAATTTAACTTGTTCTAACTCTGAGGATCCAATCATCTTGTCAGTGAGATACAGTGCAACATACTGTTCTTCATCAAGAACAGACATGTAAATTAGTTGATTGTCaacttttcatttattttttactaaaaatattttactaaaatctGTATTTAGTTAATAGTTCATTATTATCATGTGAAACTGGTTTTTTCTACACTTTCAGGGAATTTTATTTAGTTGTTTAATTTTAAAGAGAATATGAAAACATAGACTTTACTGTGAGATCATGTGCAAGCTTGGAAAAGGATTAGCTGACAGATAGTCACATATCAAATACAAATTCAAGAGCCACTGTATATAGATAGCTTAAGAGTTTATGATCAAATTGAAGAATAGCAAAGACTTATAACTTTATAACTAATATTTAACTGCAACACAGATCAGTTCATTAAGCTAACTCATCCATCACTACGGATACAATATATTGTTGTTTGGCTGCAAAACCATTTGCTAAAGTAAACTGGATCACTAGATGTTGTTCATAAATGAACAAAATGTTCGCACATTTAAACCATGCCTTTCTACAATCTTATAGCGCATTTGCAAAACAAAATAATACCTGTTGCAAAAAGAATGAGATGAAAAATTGTGATTATCACACTTACTGCACATCCAGTCCCCTTCACGCCATTGTTTTGCCCTGATAAGAAGTACCAAGTTAATAATAGGACAAGAAGATTAAAATAGAGCAAGAATCCATTAGGATGCTTAGCCTTAACTATTAACCAGTTCCATTTGCAGTAACTAGGACTCTGATAAATTAGGAAGAGAATAACAGGCTCATACTGCACAACCAACACATGTGAAGTAGTACATGTAAGCACTGTTTCTTATCAACTTCAGCATCTCACTTAGTCATGCATCACTTAACACAGCACTAGAAGCTTATAGTTATCAACTATGCCTGTAAAATGGGCTTAAAGTGAAGTAATAAATCTGGTGTTCATAGACTGAGGACTAAAACCTTCAAATGATGCAAACATGAAGAACAATATAATGTACATACTTCAAGAAGTTTCCCAAAATGGCCAGTATATTCCCAATAAAATTAACCAACTTCAGAATATAAGACACTACTAAGCTTCTAGTGGCCACAGTTATGCATATCCATCCAGAATGCAATTTCATGATATcttgatgtcaaaattatgtgaTCAATTGCAAATCAATGAATAAGATGGCTGAAAAAACATAACTATAAAGTGAAAGAAATGTTAATTTATATGAAAATGCAGATAGCACTGGCATTTCCAAATAACTGTGTCAAAATAATGAAATAATTATTAGAAGAATTTTGTGAAAAAAAACTGGGAAAGAGAAATCAAAAGCCTAATTGTTCCCAAAATCCCTCTGGACTAAAGTGGAAGTTATATCTACCAAACGCATCATATCAGTTAATTCTTCCTTGCAAACCAGTAGATAATCAAGGAGGATTGCAAAACAGATTAACAGAAAACAGAATATCAACATATGTGGCAGCAGAAAGGAAGTCATTGTCACCCTTTTCCTAGAAGTGTAGGCACTGCTCTCTGTGCAGACTCTGCATTTACTTCCATTGATGGTGCCAGCAAACTGGAATATTTAGCATACATTTCGAGTGTTTGATCATAACTGGATACTACTGGTTCCTTGAAACCCTGATATGAGTGCTGCTGCTCACTTGTCTTGCATTTCCAAAAACAAATAATAAAGCTGTAAACTTTCATCCAAGATACAACAGCAATGACTAGCTTGTTAAATAATAAGCTTACCAGACAATGACTATCTATGTCTCCTGCATTCAGCCTTCTATCATCCCAGTCAGTAACAAGCTCCTCTGACCCCAATCGTTTTGTTCTCAAAGCTGGATAAACAGTTCCTATTATATCACCATAGTATAACACGTGCTTAAAAGAATCAGAGTCCTTGCAGATGATGGCAATTTTAAGGATGACATTCATCACATAGACCAGAATCAACCCATACGAAGCCGTTTACATAAATCCGTAATTTTTACACGTAATCTCAACATTACCATGGGGAACAATAATCCATATCAAACAACATTATATATTATTAGCCGAGCATCATAGTCTGCTCTGATGAAGAGAATCAGCAAATATATTTTTCTCCATGAGATTATACATCTGTGTGCATGTCTCTACCTATATAGTACAATGCATCATAACTGGTTCATGTATCTGTCTTGCATCTGGTGTTACTAGACTAATAAGCATATGAAAATGAATAAAGAATAGCTGCACAGGAAACAACCATAAAGGTGATAGCAACAGCAGCGTAAAAGTTTTAGAAGCAAAATGCTCCCATTGACTGAGCAAATAAATCAACAGTGATATAGAAACCATTAGTGTCGCACACACAAGCAATGAAATAGGGCAGCAAAGTAGAGAAATCTTCAGGTTTGCACTTGCTTTTTGGAaggctccccttttttttttttggagtgtgCGCATGCAGACCCCCCATCTTTCCCAATCTAAGTTAGAGGTGATACTAAAAATGCGGCAGGAGAGAAATGAGAGGGATGACAAAAAATTGTGAAAAAGAATGGTCTTAATGGCATCCATCATGTTTCTCCAGCCAATCAGATTGTATGCCTCTGAAGAGATGTTATACATAACAATATGATAAAAGAATCATCAAAGAGAAACAGCCTGCCACCTCACAATGAGATGAACatcatttaatttcaaaattagtgAAAAGGAATTTGCACTACTTGGAAATGCACCTGAAACTGCTGAACCCAGCGCTGAAGAAGTAACACCAGACAATACAGGTGCATTGCATTTCTTACACtgcagaagaaagaagaaatcaagaTCACATTTATAATTTGTAGAAGATAGAAAGCTTAAAGCATTAAAGAAATAGTAGAGCATCCTCAATGCCGAATACTGAAACCAAAGTTTAAAGCTCTTTTTTTGGTAAATTTAAAAGCCTCATTTTATTCATAAACATTTAATGAAAAAAAGTGTGTTTGAGGCTTCACAATTATCCATAAACACATACAAGCATATCTACCTATATGCATGCACACGCGTTATGTATATGGATACAATTCCTACATCCTTGGAAAACCACCAATAGTAAGTACATGGAGTCCCATTGAAATTGGCAAGCGTACAATATTAGGTTGAAAGTGTTAAGCTAATGATCTTATTTTCACTTTTGGTCATATGGAACAAAGATCTATGTTTTTTTTCAAATAAGGGAGATTCTCAATAATCTCATTGGTAGCTAGGGAGTTCAATATCTTTGCTCCCTCTTTTGGTGAAAGGGGTTGGGGTGGAGGGGTTAATATAGAGACAATTAAATAATTACATCACTGCACATTAGCCAGTTTACATTATTATTCTAACCATCACAACGTTTTCCTTTCCATGGAATAGGATTCCTCAAAGCTAGATGTCTCTTAACCAACAACCAAGTAGATCCATCTTCTCATCCATGCATATGAGTAAACTATGTGTAACATCTTCCTCTGCTAAGAATCAATGTCCTCAAACAGGAGAGTACAGATAATCAACAATCTTTCCATTATGGATAATATCAAATTTTAGTCACATTTCCATGTTTATATTAGGATAATTCTAGTAGGTTTTCTTACTGTCGAGTCCTATTTCGAGTATGATTCTGCATCAGGTTTAATATCTGAAATAGGGTTAGGGTATCATGTCCTATAAATAtgcacataatataatataagggTCAGCCTTTGAGATATTAATAAAATTCTTTTCGATAGAATTTCTTTCACCAAATGAAGAATTCTTTAATCCAGTTTTCTTCTATTTGCATTTGATCTTCGAAGCAAAACCTCGTCAATCAAAttgccccttcttctttttctcactGCATCAGGATGGGTCATCATGCACACACATGTATGCATGAATATGCTCGCTGGTATATGTATATGTTTTACAAACGATGAATTGTTCCATAAATTTGAGTAAATTTTCATGTCATTTTAATAGAAAAGGagggaaaataaaaaataaaaatttagttatatTTAATAATGCATATAATCAAGTGGCAAAGTAGGAGAACATCCATAGATTAACATTTCCATCAAGTGCAATTGCATTCAAGTATAAGACCAACGAGAAATGTCTACTAGTTTCACTTTAGCTAGGAATTCCATGCATGCCTGTTTGATTCATACAATCAAAATAATGTACATTACTCTGTGGCTACCAACTTCCAGAAACTGCAAATACAAAGTGCTAATAGATTGCATGGTGCGGCATCTCAAACAAACCATTATGCCTATGTGAATGTGGAGCAAATCTTAAACTAACCCCCACAAGGTTTGGAGCCTGGAACCTGAATCATCATTACTTACATGGTCTATTAAGGAATGAATTTATTTCTCAAAAGTAGCGATATGAATAAATGACTGATGGGCATTTGTAAAGAGAGCCATTTTCATGCTTTAATAGGACAAAAATTATCAGAGACCTCAACAAAACCAATCAGATGAATTCACTAAATCCCCCTATGAATTACAACAACCCAATAATTGACTCATGGAAATATTTCAATCATCTCCTCCAAAATAATGAAAAGGATACTTGTATAGCACTTCGACCATTattaattcttaaaaaaaaaaaaagcagactATGTATCTGAGGCCATACAAGATTGTGCAACTTAGAATACTGGCAAGCCATTGATATAAATATGTCAACTGAATGGAAAAAGGTTACCTGTGTACGGGATGAGTAGTTATGAAAACCACAGTCACATATCCAATCACCATCTCGCCATCCCTTAGGAACCACAGGAAGCTGCTTTCTGTTGCTTGCATATGAATATTCACTTCCACTACTGTCATTTAAGGACCAGCTGGGAGCAGACTGAAGCCCATATCCATCAGGACCACCATATGACCAATCAGAACTTGGTGGAAATGAATGAATAGCAGAATTGCTTGTAATCCCAAAATTCATCTTCGATCCATGTAGTCCCTGAACCCCAGCAAAACATTGTGCATAAGTTGAAAGAGATACTCCAGGCATTGCAATTGCTGGCAATGCCCCTTCCTCCTTTGACTGGCTGCACTTCTTACACTTCTCTCTGGATGCATAATTGTTGTTACTGCAACCTATTGAATCCATTTTGCATACAAGCCCAAACCCGGACTCAACCAAAGGTGCAGCCAGCACGAAAAGAGCATCTAATAAACATAGTAGCAACGAACCATGCCAGACAAAAGCACATAGATAACAAACGGACACACACTAGGcatcaaaaaatttatagaaaattCCTTATCTCAACTTGAAGTAAAATAGACTTGCAAGCAAGCATCCAGGTTGGAGTATTTTTGGGTGGATCCATTACTCGACTTGCCGATAGACTTGTCAAAAACAAAATTTGCAACCAAACTTAGAATAGATCGTCATATTTCCATCAAGAACAATCGCAGATGTAAAAAGAACatacaaaccaaaaaaaaaaaaagaagaagaagaacatccACGACATGTAGTAAAATCAAACTCCAGTTTTCCATATTGGCAAACTTGAAATAATTAGTAATCAGTTTCCAAAAAATCAATTCTAAGAAAATTCTCCATAATGGATCACAAAATAACAGCCATGTCACTCACTGCTCCTTCAATCAGAAATCAGGTGGCTATGACCAACACATGCAATATTAACCATGAATTTTGTACCATGTAATAGTTACATCCTTTTGTGAGTGGGACCATATGACTTGAAACTATTTCCAACAGTCCAGTGGTGTTAGAACAACCTTTATAAAATAAAACAAGATTAGTTCCTTTAGAAGCAACGATCACATTTGAAGAAACAGAATTATCTTGAATGCCATTGCTACACACAGAGCCCTTTCTATTGTGCAACCATTAACATCTTGAGAGTTATATATTTCAGATGAACAGCAAGGGGGCAATCAGAAAGACTTTTGTTGTCTGGAAAAACTGATATGTTAGATTTATTCAATACCAAAGTACAAGAATATTTGATCCAAAACAGAGGTTTTAAGATGTGTGAATGACAATGACTCTGCATCATTAGACCAGATTTGTCTTCAACCCCTCAAAGTTAACCTGTTTTTGCCACATAGAACTGAGAAAAGTAAGATAAACAGTAACAgtcatcaatttttaatttattcaaacAATAAGTTGCACAACGTTAGTGGCCTTCCCATTTGTAAATCGATTAACCAAGAGAAACAACATTCAGACATTCTTAGATTTCTTCCACTCATATA is a genomic window containing:
- the LOC105055042 gene encoding uncharacterized protein isoform X2 produces the protein MGGGGGREGDWECGGCRNRNYAFRSLCNRCKQPRLLVDTMTPPDSKWLPRVGDWICTGCSNNNYASREKCKKCSQSKEEGALPAIAMPGVSLSTYAQCFAGVQGLHGSKMNFGITSNSAIHSFPPSSDWSYGGPDGYGLQSAPSWSLNDSSGSEYSYASNRKQLPVVPKGWRDGDWICDCGFHNYSSRTQCKKCNAPVLSGVTSSALGSAVSALRTKRLGSEELVTDWDDRRLNAGDIDSHCLTSEQQHSYQGFKEPVVSSYDQTLEMYAKYSSLLAPSMEVNAESAQRAVPTLLGKGAKQWREGDWMCSKCDNHNFSSHSFCNRCKTLKEVAVHSGGVGSID
- the LOC105055042 gene encoding uncharacterized protein isoform X1, whose translation is MGGGGGREGDWECGGCRNRNYAFRSLCNRCKQPRLLVDTMTPPDSKWLPRVGDWICTGCSNNNYASREKCKKCSQSKEEGALPAIAMPGVSLSTYAQCFAGVQGLHGSKMNFGITSNSAIHSFPPSSDWSYGGPDGYGLQSAPSWSLNDSSGSEYSYASNRKQLPVVPKGWRDGDWICDCGFHNYSSRTQCKKCNAPVLSGVTSSALGSAVSGTVYPALRTKRLGSEELVTDWDDRRLNAGDIDSHCLTSEQQHSYQGFKEPVVSSYDQTLEMYAKYSSLLAPSMEVNAESAQRAVPTLLGKGAKQWREGDWMCSKCDNHNFSSHSFCNRCKTLKEVAVHSGGVGSID